From a single Syngnathus scovelli strain Florida chromosome 2, RoL_Ssco_1.2, whole genome shotgun sequence genomic region:
- the xirp2a gene encoding xin actin-binding repeat-containing protein 2 isoform X2, with translation MYQAAVSHKESTSSSSAAVMEESEACSLPGGLASVKKQFENQEFASSSSQSSSTQVHFQQRSVQEVSCSSEVTVRSSVREHVPSAIIFQNQQEVMHDESVHHNNVVASHGKYNETVKLVGGEDLPKVSTQSLKQQYERNIEEATPPSEIKVDMDFNQFQWMPVSQVSKNSTITSHQNSSSVKTTASSAVSSAMHETTEYFPPPPPMNLLEITQETPESSAQPDRQATQNKSNVNKEQYFKHKSMAELKRLYKHIHPEVRKNLEEDYQSHLTESENTQETVGDVQQTCFMFENEGSSGSTSPDRESVEWDEILRGEVQSRRWMFENKPLDTIKDDTPDENEVKNIAQQEIIAGKDVRYTAWMFETQPMDALGSETLDSSDQAQKLTDLARGDVRTATWLFETQPLDYLNKIYQEDELDAVSTKDITGGDVKTARYLFETQHLDSLGKTETIEESHFLSLKSELEEVKGDVKTTTRMFETLPMCVIRGDSGEMLEITTIRREETEKGDVKTSRWMFETQPLDAINKDLASIKLICGISMEDNVKVGVNKGRWLFETKSLDTINEEEWEATRIKKEEIIGADVRKHCLVFETQPMDTLKDNANARSLPSEEIVGGDVQTAKHLFETVPMENLKELIEVGKLKKMAATEEEKGDVRHQKWVFESQPLANIREEKKEMMRTVNIEALDKGDVTNCKEKFERMDLSKCEGAQKIQVEGVTSGSVKSNRVLFESTPLYAMQDSSGHYHEVRTVRREEIVKGDVRSCRWMFETRPIDEFDESLQKFQLIKGISKQEIESGDVKTAKWLFETQQLDAIKHVDSEEKETKEETEIERGDVKTCRWLFETQPIDALYEKVENSEANVQEVQRGDVKTCTWLFETQSLDNIRDHTESETILKTCTVKQDDIQGKDVRLARFLFETENLENLTGDDSESFRRVTEIDIQSGDVSRMKYIFENRSSDIMSSTSKETMQLLKMQQAEDIQKGNVVNCTWMFENHPIDTIHDESKEEREIRTVTDIQGGDVNKGRFTFETFSLDQIKDRSSESDISTLTSIFRNDIEKGDVKNYTMMFETQPLYAIRDKEGHYHEVTTVTKEEVMRGDVVGARWLFETKPLDSIRDSEEVYVIKAVTEEGINKGDVSSARWRFETQPLDEITEEIKVMSKTVADIQGGDVRTNKQRFETDEMSQKYIRTVSVSEIQKGDVRSATWMFETHAIDEIGEKGAEYDGLEKVTKEEVMKGDVKQSVWLFEKQPLDSIKHTDDTELVVEREEIPQGDVKTTTWLFESTPFNEFNEMTVEKRDIVGKSVKETLEELYSQKMVDSQGILIEADEIGDVRMAKYKLMNQETPEIQKEEIIRGDLRNIMFNLLNRRETTERGITIDVEERGNINTTVEQLFNQEKGSNVEKEEILHGDIQEAINNLFRNESSSKHGILIQEDEKGDVRMTIYSLLNKEEKASMEKEDIIQGNVSKTLHRLLSNSGAEDAKKIRVGEIERGNVSFYTTCIESGALDYLKQLQCEADETEQAVEKECIIGGDIEETKILLRKNQQEIGRTVAKDDIVPGDVCSIVQVFMTEPAATYRNLEKQDIVKGDLSAALDSLSQAVNQKAAVEKEEVVKGDIPTTLRSLEKAQHQLKEMEKPEILRGDIKGALESLEKSATTKSESTVEDLVPGDVKGTLKSLEEAKCAVKEVEREEVVKGDIQNAMQSLHEASSEKKTYQHQVSEQGDIKATIQLLLEPTTSPRMQRRGSIEGDVKTSIKSLYEGQETTMIEKEEVVKGDVQGAIKCLMQRKQYSKPKRGHSKAKAPQKNPLTTGINQVTHERLLEENRKSITGTSDVAVKNLSQRCESQKHNENKLLKTQVITNEASVTASKADNTAGAFQQKNIKEEKPNMLPQQKTQSAKAIMTKTKQTSNYEHANAKTADASTIKEVHNSLQTNVSNKQITKTKTVQQSNIVHQTVSHQQNVIITEHATQKQTENQALAQMKSFKNMKSTSNNLDMVTRGMPKKGKPEIHFPPPPSSPPPRSESELSLPPPPSPVLESPASGLSRAAAATQESDLPPPPPPPPVESGKSGPEFFPPPPPTSCSGQDFLPPPPSQEELNAMPLPPAANPGKPVGKPLFKVPKEPEAQRPVPVPVKPKWQRNIQSPLQRPTQLHLQQEKPTTAPLGEVKVQESFIEARQQDAHKHVETVKKIPKLPSAKLMQNPSPQPPKKVYPPPMKLPPPPEPVAAPKPRPYASKFKTPLMLAEEKFRQQRMENEDTGTSTVTTPISPPVNIQPPANVDTLQFSTLSGTEKVETTEAPKAKVQVPKEETSVQQTTTKKIPSQIPLGKPLISVANKKVAPVYSKNSLDNQQFSSKNSEKLLSSKVSVSNQAAPVLKTQPEHKTSNVHSCVNVTSSVSEQQQVIKKSTAAIIDVTHHGLSQENTHVQGQAAVTVQAEDVKNANEIVTKEGKMPPSQPTKIPKVTPSFKVRTFKMPAEKKDDKCDTSGQIHAMKSETLLQQQASNASQRSETKSTQESTHVTSSTREFLTKDNRNLGSAKEESYMKSVQGNKAKETQPLEVTVLMPEKSKTTSVSQVQQSTRTQQVQRQQETVVTEKVVQHSSQRQEAAHTQQKQIKQEAPEIIKTQTTAAKSKSDTSVKMTHVDQARSEEMPQVEKCHLLQNLLTQMKEFEGTPSKIEPTVVGMIISDLPDWLVGSEQRKNLSGIAKQSGKKKLKDMIAFLKNIIQVKLTNLEEILTAVEMKAKEFPPPPPPVPPKPDQKVISGMTTKFSKISIGSSKTEKKGPQEKKSKVQQELSEAADQRVHSPLASIRTPSPTFISIESRRIESPLRGTPSPPPYKSVGTPPSPARKRYTTTSTFRATPSPTMSRSEKMMKLKDTTSKDSCTPTPPPTMASAELFVDCVGRSSPCLSQPVSINVAELGDSMMTVKDKKCFFEEARKAEVSKSCLRKDPIDIPERLEADTEESAQVLTADILKEDLPKVDMSKLVNKFESPKAAVYSRKEPIVIAERLGSDTEDAEADQRALRTEEVATFNVKAIKNVFESGEHSSQAARDLREQIEKREADFSHSKPVDQSETSSHFCSIDDFGNMMRSEVHSESSGSSVTRGNPPSYADVVRGRVATLAVPSDASAEELLRNLQQSWAESQGGFQNVGFSVTEQRSSQTVTHQQETVVMEDSSSRFRTVHGVSEEGVPHGSSDCRQAKLP, from the exons ATGTATCAAGCTGCTGTGTCCCACAAAGAAAGTACCAGCTCCTCCTCTGCGGCG GTGATGGAGGAGTCTGAGGCCTGCTCCCTGCCTGGTGGCCTGGCCAGTGTGAAGAAACAGTTTGAAAATCAAGAATTTGCCTCATCGTCTTCTCAGTCCAGCAGCACTCAGGTCCATTTTCAGCAGAGATCTGTGCAG GAGGTGTCCTGTTCTTCTGAGGTGACGGTGAGAAGTAGTGTCAGAGAACACGTCCCCTCCGCAATCatctttcaaaatcagcaaGAG GTAATGCATGATGAGAGCGTACATCATAACAATGTGGTCGCAAGTCATGGAAAATACAATGAAACAG TTAAGCTTGTCGGAGGAGAGGACCTACCAAAGGTTTCCACGCAGTCTTTGAAGCAGCAATATGAAAGAAACATCGAGGAAGCCACACCCCCCAGTGAAATAAAG GTCGATATGGATTTTAACCAGTTTCAGTGGATGCCAGTAAGCCAGGTGTCCAAAAATTCAACCATCACTAGTCACCAAAACTCCTCCTCCGTGAAGACCACGGCCTCATCTGCAGTGTCTTCAGCAATGCATGAAACAACAGAatattttcctcctcctccacctatgAATCTGCTGGAGATAACACAGGAAACCCCTGAGAGCAGTGCCCAGCCCGATAGGCAAGCAACCCAGAATAAAAGCAATGTTAACAAGGAGCAGTACTTCAAACACAAAAGCATGGCTGAACTAAAGCGCCTGTACAAGCATATTCATCCAGAGGTGCGCAAGAATCTGGAAGAAGACTACCAAAGTCATCTTACCGAGTCAGAAAATACTCAGGAAACGGTGGGGGATGTTCAGCAAACATGCTTTATGTTTGAAAACGAGGGTTCAAGCGGGAGTACCAGTCCTGATCGAGAATCTGTGGAGTGGGATGAGATCCTCAGAGGTGAAGTGCAATCCAGGCGCTGGATGTTTGAAAACAAGCCATTGGACACGATAAAAGATGACACCCCTGATGAGAATGAGGTTAAGAATATTGCGCAGCAGGAAATCATTGCTGGGAAAGACGTCAGATACACAGCATGGATGTTTGAGACTCAGCCCATGGATGCCCTCGGGTCGGAGACACTTGATTCTTCAGATCAGGCGCAAAAGTTGACCGATCTTGCAAGAGGAGATGTCCGTACCGCGACTTGGCTCTTTGAAACGCAGCCGCTGGACTATCTGAATAAGATCTACCAAGAAGATGAACTGGATGCTGTTAGCACAAAAGACATCACCGGAGGAGATGTGAAAACCGCTCGGTATCTCTTTGAGACACAGCACCTAGATTCACTGGGCAAAACAGAAACCATCGAGGAGAGCCATTTCTTGAGCCTGAAATCTGAGCTCGAGGAGGTGAAAGGGGATGTGAAGACAACCACTCGCATGTTTGAGACTCTCCCCATGTGCGTCATCAGGGGGGATTCGGGAGAGATGCTGGAGATCACGACTATTCGCAGGGAGGAGACCGAGAAAGGAGACGTGAAGACGTCACGTTGGATGTTTGAAACCCAACCCCTCGACGCTATCAACAAAGACCTTGCTAGTATAAAGCTTATCTgtggcatttccatggaggacAACGTTAAAGTGGGAGTCAACAAAGGTAGATGGCTTTTTGAGACAAAGTCTCTGGACACGATCAATGAAGAAGAGTGGGAGGCCACCAGGATAAAAAAGGAAGAAATCATTGGAGCTGACGTAAGGAAACACTGCCTAGTTTTTGAGACTCAGCCTATGGATACGTTGAAAGATAACGCCAATGCTCGATCTTTGCCCTCCGAGGAGATAGTTGGAGGTGATGTGCAAACAGCAAAGCATCTCTTTGAAACCGTCCCCATGGAAAATCTCAAGGAACTAATTGAGGTGGGGAAACTTAAAAAAATGGCAGCAACTGAAGAAGAAAAGGGCGACGTCAGGCATCAAAAGTGGGTTTTTGAAAGTCAACCTCTGGCGAATATaagagaagagaagaaagaaaTGATGAGAACGGTCAACATTGAAGCGCTAGACAAAGGTGACGTGACAAACTGTAAGGAAAAGTTTGAACGTATGGATTTGAGTAAATGTGAAGGCGCCCAGAAAATTCAAGTTGAAGGTGTCACAAGTGGATCTGTCAAATCCAACCGGGTTCTTTTTGAATCTACACCTTTGTATGCCATGCAAGACAGCTCCGGCCATTACCATGAGGTGAGGACCGTAAGGCGAGAAGAGATTGTCAAGGGAGACGTGCGTAGTTGTCGATGGATGTTTGAAACTCGGCCTATTGATGAGTTTGATGAAAGTCTCCAAAAGTTTCAGCTCATAAAAGGCATATCGAAACAAGAGATTGAGTCCGGGGATGTTAAGACAGCCAAGTGGCTGTTTGAAACGCAGCAACTTGATGCCATCAAGCATGTTGATAGTGAAGAAAAGGAGACGAAAGAAGAGactgaaattgaaagaggagATGTGAAGACTTGCAGGTGGCTCTTTGAAACACAACCAATTGATGCCCTCTATGAGAAAGTTGAAAATAGCGAGGCAAATGTTCAGGAAGTGCAGAGAGGTGATGTCAAAACTTGCACTTGGCTCTTTGAAACCCAAAGTCTTGACAACATACGTGACCATACAGAGTCTGAGACCATTTTAAAAACCTGCACTGTAAAACAGGACGATATCCAAGGAAAAGACGTGCGGCTGGCCCGTTTTCTTTTTGAGACCGAGAATCTTGAGAACCTCACTGGTGACGACAGTGAATCTTTCAGAAGGGTCACCGAAATCGACATCCAGTCAGGTGACGTTTCCAGGATGAAGTACATTTTTGAGAATCGCTCGTCAGACATAATGAGTTCCACTTCGAAGGAGACAATGCAGCTGTTGAAGATGCAGCAGGCTGAGGACATCCAGAAGGGCAATGTGGTCAATTGCACCTGGATGTTTGAGAACCACCCAATTGATACAATCCACGATGAATCCAAAGAAGAAAGAGAAATTCGAACTGTCACTGACATTCAAGGGGGGGACGTCAACAAAGGTCGTTTCACTTTTGAGACGTTCTCCCTGGATCAAATTAAAGACAGATCCAGTGAGTCTGATATTTCGACGCTCACAAGTATCTTTAGAAATGATATAGAGAAGGGGGATGTCAAAAACTATACCATGATGTTCGAGACCCAACCTCTGTATGCTATCCGTGACAAAGAAGGCCATTACCATGAAGTCACTACAGTCACCAAGGAAGAGGTCATGAGAGGAGACGTGGTGGGTGCCCGTTGGTTGTTTGAGACCAAGCCTCTAGATTCGATCAGAGACTCGGAGGAGGTGTATGTTATAAAAGCGGTTACTGAAGAGGGTATCAACAAAGGAGATGTTAGCTCTGCAAGGTGGAGGTTTGAAACACAACCTTTAGATGAAattacggaggaaataaaagtgaTGTCCAAAACAGTTGCAGACATCCAGGGTGGTGATGTGAGGACAAATAAGCAGCGATTTGAGACGGATGAAATGTCGCAAAAATACATCCGAACGGTCAGCGTGAGTGAAATCCAAAAGGGAGATGTCAGATCGGCCACCTGGATGTTTGAAACGCATGCCATTGATGAGATTGGTGAAAAAGGAGCAGAATATGATGGTTTGGAGAAAGTGACAAAGGAGGAAGTGATGAAAGGGGATGTCAAACAGTCTGTGTGGCTCTTTGAGAAGCAGCCGCTCGACAGCATCAAGCACACGGATGACACTGAGCTTGTGGTTGAAAGGGAAGAAATTCCACAGGGTGATGTAAAGACAACGACGTGGCTCTTTGAATCGACGCCTTTCAATGAATTCAATGAGATGACTGTGGAAAAGAGAGACATTGTGGGAAAAAGCGTTAAAGAGACACTTGAAGAACTTTACTCTCAGAAAATGGTTGACTCTCAAGGCATCCTCATTGAGGCAGATGAAATTGGCGATGTGCGAATGGCAAAGTACAAACTGATGAACCAGGAGACCCCCGAGATACAAAAAGAAGAGATTATCCGCGGGGACCTGAGGAACATAATGTTCAACCTATTGAATCGCAGGGAGACCACCGAAAGGGGGATAACGATTGACGTGGAAGAGCGGGGCAACATCAACACCACAGTAGAGCAACTGTTCAACCAAGAGAAAGGCAGCAATGTTGAGAAAGAGGAAATCCTCCATGGGGACATCCAGGAGGCCATCAACAATTTATTCAGGAACGAGAGTTCTTCCAAACACGGCATTCTAATTCAAGAGGATGAAAAGGGAGATGTGAGGATGACAATATATTCCTTGTTGAATAAAGAGGAAAAGGCAAGTATGGAGAAAGAAGATATCATTCAAGGGAACGTCAGCAAAACCCTTCACCGGCTCCTTTCCAACTCAGGGGCAGAGGACGCAAAAAAGATAAGGGTAGGCGAGATAGAAAGGGGTAATGTCAGCTTTTACACGACGTGCATCGAGTCCGGTGCCTTGGACTACTTGAAGCAGCTTCAATGTGAAGCAGATGAAACGGAGCAAGCAGTAGAAAAGGAGTGCATTATTGGCGGCGACATTGAGGAAACCAAAATCCTGCTCAGGAAGAACCAACAGGAGATTGGCCGCACAGTGGCAAAAGATGATATCGTTCCGGGCGACGTGTGCAGCATTGTTCAAGTCTTCATGACGGAGCCCGCTGCGACTTACAGAAACCTGGAGAAACAGGACATTGTGAAAGGAGACCTTAGTGCAGCCTTGGATTCACTGAGTCAAGCCGTGAATCAAAAAGCGGCGGTAGAGAAAGAGGAGGTGGTGAAGGGAGACATACCCACAACTCTAAGATCTCTGGAGAAAGCTCAGCATCAGCTAAAAGAAATGGAAAAGCCAGAAATATTACGAGGAGACATTAAAGGGGCTCTTGAGTCACTTGAGAAGTCTGCAACTACAAAGTCGGAAAGCACCGTTGAAGATTTAGTGCCAGGTGATGTCAAAGGGACCCtcaagtccctggaggaagccaAATGTGCGGTCAAGGAAGTCGAACGAGAAGAGGTTGTCAAAGGTGACATCCAAAATGCCATGCAATCTTTACACGAGGCTTCCAGTGAAAAGAAGACATATCAGCATCAAGTGAGTGAACAGGGGGATATTAAAGCAACGATCCAGCTTCTCCTTGAGCCAACGACCAGCCCAAGAATGCAGCGTCGGGGGAGCATCGAAGGAGATGTGAAAACATCCATAAAATCACTCTATGAGGGACAGGAAACAACAATGATCGAAAAAGAGGAAGTGGTGAAAGGGGACGTTCAAGGGGCGATAAAGTGCCTGATGCAAAGAAAACAGTATTCAAAGCCAAAGCGCGGGCACTCAAAAGCAAAGGCTCCCCAGAAAAATCCACTAACTACCGGTATAAATCAAGTGACACACGAGCGCTTACTTGAAGAAAATCGAAAGAGCATAACAGGCACTTCAGACGTTGCTGTAAAAAACCTCTCTCAAAGGTGTGAGTCGCAAAAGCACAATGAAAACAAGCTCCTGAAAACACAGGTAATTACCAATGAGGCCTCTGTGACTGCATCCAAAGCAGacaatactgctggggcctttcAACAAAAGAACATAAAAGAAGAAAAGCCCAATATGCTGCCCCAACAGAAAACACAATCCGCCAAGGCCATTATGACAAAGACTAAACAAACATCTAATTATGAGCACGCAAATGCTAAAACAGCTGACGCGAGTACaattaaagaggtacacaactcATTACAGACAAACGTTTCCAACAAGCAAATAACCAAAACGAAGACGGTTCAACAGTCCAACATCGTGCACCAAACGGTCTCTCATCAACAAAATGTCATCATAACTGAGCAtgcaactcaaaagcaaacagaGAACCAGGCTTTGGCACAAATGAAAAGCTTCAAAAACATGAAGAGTACCTCTAATAATCTGGACATGGTGACGCGAGGCATGCCTAAAAAGGGTAAGCCGGAAATTCATTTCCCGCCACCTCCCTCATCACCACCTCCTCGTTCTGAGTCTGAgctttccctccctccacctCCATCTCCCGTTCTGGAAAGCCCAGCATCCGGCTTGTCCCGAGCTGCCGCCGCAACCCAGGAAAGTGACCttccaccaccgccgccgccacctcctgTTGAAAGTGGAAAATCTGGCCCAGAATTttttccacctcctcctccaactTCCTGCTCTGGTCAAGATTTCCTTCCTCCCCCACCTTCACAAGAAGAACTTAATGCAATGCCTTTGCCTCCTGCTGCAAATCCAGGGAAGCCCGTCGGTAAACCTTTGTTTAAAGTGCCCAAAGAACCAGAGGCACAaaggcctgtgcctgtgcctgttaaACCAAAATGGCAAAGAAACATTCAGAGTCCATTGCAACGTCCCACTCAGCTTCACCTTCAACAAGAAAAACCTACAACAGCACCCCTCGGAGAGGTCAAAGTTCAGGAAAGTTTCATAGAAGCAAGACAGCAGGATGCACACAAGCATGTTGAGACAGTCAAAAAAATACCCAAACTCCCATCTGCAAAACTGATGCAAAACCCAAGCCCACAGCCACCCAAAAAAGTATATCCTCCACCCATGAAGTTGCCACCGCCCCCTGAGCCAGTTGCTGCGCCAAAGCCGAGGCCATACGCTAGCAAATTTAAAACCCCCCTCATGCTCGCAGAAGAAAAATTCCGTCAGCAGAGAATGGAAAATGAGGACACGGGGACAAGCACAGTCACAACTCCCATCTCTCCTCCAGTGAACATACAACCCCCCGCCAATGTTGACACTTTGCAGTTTTCCACATTAAGTGGGACTGAAAAAGTAGAGACTACAGAAGCACCCAAAGCAAAAGTACAAGTTCCCAAAGAAGAAACTTCAGTGCAACAAACAACTACCAAGAAAATCCCATCTCAGATTCCTCTGGGCAAGCCCTTGATCTCTGTTGCAAATAAGAAAGTAGCCCCAGTGTATTCCAAAAACTCTTTAGACAACCAACAATTTTCTAGTAAGAACTCTGAAAAATTACTTTCCTCAAAAGTCAGCGTGTCAAATCAAGCTGCACCCGTACTCAAGACTCAACCTGAACACAAAACCTCAAATGTCCATTCATGCGTTAATGTCACCTCTTCagtcagtgagcagcagcaggtcATTAAGAAGTCCACAGCCGCTATTATTGATGTCACACACCATGGTCTATCTCAAGAAAATACACATGTCCAAGGGCAGGCTGCAGTAACGGTGCAAGCTGAAGATGTGAAAAATGCCAATGAGATCGTgacaaaagaaggaaaaatgCCTCCTTCTCAACCCACAAAAATCCCCAAGGTAACGCCAAGTTTCAAGGTGAGAACCTTTAAGATGCCTGCTGAGAAaaaagatgacaaatgtgaCACTTCAGGACAAATCCATGCAATGAAAAGCGAAACGCTCTTACAGCAGCAGGCAAGCAATGCGTCACAGAGGAGTGAAACAAAAtcgacccaggaaagcacccatgtgacatcatcaacgAGAGAATTTCTAACAAAAGACAACAGAAATTTGGGGTCAGCTAAGGAAGAAAGTTACATGAAATCTGTGCAAGGGAATAAAGCCAAAGAAACACAACCACTTGAAGTCACTGTTTTGATGCCCGAGAAGTCTAAGACAACATCTGTCTCCCAAGTTCAGCAGAGCACGAGGACACAGCAAGTCCAAAGACAGCAGGAGACGGTTGTGACAGAGAAGGTGGTCCAGCATAGCAGTCAGAGGCAAGAAGCTGCTCATACGCAACAAAAGCAAATCAAACAAGAAGCTccagaaataataaaaacacagacAACAGCGGCAAAGTCAAAAAGTGACACATCGGTGAAAATGACTCATGTGGACCAGGCCCGTTCAGAAGAAATGCCACAAGTGGAGAAATGTcacctcttgcagaatctcctcACTCAAATGAAAGAGTTTGAGGGCACACCAAGTAAGATTGAACCCACCGTTGTCGGCATGATTATAAGTGATCTCCCTGACTGGCTGGTGGGATCAGAGCAAAGAAAGAATTTAAGTGGAATTGCTAAACAGTCAGGTAAGAAAAAGTTGAAAGACATGATAGCCTTTTTGAAGAACATTATCCAAGTTAAGCTCACAAATCTAGAGGAGATACTGACAGCAGTGGAAATGAAAGCAAAAGAGTTCCCTCCCCCGCCACCCCCAGTGCCTCCAAAACCAGACCAGAAGGTCATAAGTGGCATGACGACAAAGTTCTCTAAAATCAGCATCGGTTCGTCCAAAACTGAAAAGAAAGGACCAcaagaaaaaaagagcaaagtgCAACAGGAGCTGAGTGAGGCAGCAGATCAGAGAGTCCACTCCCCATTGGCCAGCATCCGCACCCCGTCCCCTACCTTCATTAGCATCGAATCCAGAAGGATAGAGTCACCGCTCAGAGGCACTCCGTCACCACCGCCTTACAAGTCTGTCGGGACGCCTCCCTCTCCAGCTCGAAAGCGGTACACCACCACATCAACCTTCCGGGCCACGCCATCTCCCACCATGAGCCGCTCTGAGAAGATGATGAAATTGAAAGACACTACCTCAAAGGATTCTTGCACCCCCACTCCTCCACCTACCATGGCCTCGGCAGAGTTGTTTGTGGATTGCGTAGGGCGATCGTCTCCGTGTCTCAGCCAGCCGGTATCGATAAATGTGGCAGAACTGGGCGACTCCATGATGACAGTCAAAGACAAAAAGTGTTTCTTTGAGGAGGCCCGGAAAGCAGAAGTAAGCAAGTCGTGCCTTCGGAAGGATCCGATCGATATCCCTGAACGTCTCGAAGCTGATACGGAGGAGAGTGCTCAGGTTTTGACTGCAGATATCCTGAAAGAGGACCTGCCAAAAGTGGACATGTCGAAGCTGGTCAATAAATTTGAGTCTCCGAAAGCAGCGGTCTACTCCAGGAAAGAGCCAATAGTGATTGCAGAGAGGCTGGGTAGTGACACTGAAGACGCAGAGGCCGACCAACGCGCCCTACGAACGGAAGAAGTGGCGACATTCAACGTCAAAGCGATAAAAAACGTTTTTGAAAGTGGCGAGCACAGTTCTCAAGCGGCTCGAGATCTACGAGAACAAATTGAAAAAAGAGAAGCGGACTTTTCCCACTCCAAGCCAGTGGATCAATCTGAAACATCCTCACACTTCTGTAGCATTGATGACTTTGGGAACATGATGAGGAGCGAGGTGCATTCTGAGAGCTCGGGGAGCTCAGTGACCCGAGGCAACCCTCCATCCTACGCTGATGTCGTAAGAGGCAGAGTTGCAACACTTGCTGTGCCCTCCGATGCTTCTGCTGAGGAGCTACTGCGAAACCTCCAGCAATCTTGGGCTGAGAGCCAAGGAGGCTTCCAGAATGTGGGCTTCAGCGTCACGGAGCAGAGGAGTTCACAGACTGTCACACATCAGCAGGAGACTGTTGTGATGG